The following are from one region of the Geothermobacter ehrlichii genome:
- a CDS encoding class 1 fructose-bisphosphatase, with protein MVAREPGTTPFQIDLRRHLRENEEDRDLTRVICEIATASRYVIHSIRTGELGVAGTSNLYGEEQLALDVLSDRILRKRLVHSGVVSSIASEESSEILSVNLTGKYAVVYDPLDGSSLVDVNLAVGTIVGIYRGEDILQRGRNLVAALYILYGPRCTLVYSTGNGVHEFAMNALMEYTLVQENIRMKPSGTIYSPGGQRNKYTPGVEKLVQALEAKGSKLRYSGGFVPDINQILIKGQGLFLYPHLQDKPEGKLRLLYELNPMAFLIEQAGGAASNGRERILDIDPKAIDHREPVFIGSKEDVAMAEKFVQEFG; from the coding sequence ATGGTCGCACGCGAACCGGGGACGACGCCGTTTCAGATCGATCTGCGCCGTCATCTGCGCGAGAATGAAGAGGACCGGGACCTGACCCGGGTCATCTGCGAGATTGCCACAGCGTCCCGCTATGTCATCCATTCCATCCGGACCGGTGAGCTCGGTGTGGCCGGGACGTCCAACCTCTACGGCGAGGAACAGCTGGCTCTCGATGTCCTCTCCGACCGCATTTTGCGCAAGCGGCTGGTCCATTCCGGGGTCGTTTCCTCTATCGCCTCCGAGGAATCCTCGGAGATTCTCAGCGTCAACCTGACCGGCAAGTACGCCGTCGTCTACGACCCGCTCGACGGCTCCTCTCTGGTCGATGTCAACCTGGCCGTCGGCACCATCGTCGGCATCTACCGCGGCGAGGACATCCTGCAGCGGGGCCGCAATCTGGTCGCCGCCCTGTACATTCTCTACGGACCGCGCTGTACCCTGGTCTATTCGACGGGGAACGGGGTGCACGAGTTCGCCATGAACGCCCTGATGGAATACACCCTGGTGCAGGAGAACATCCGCATGAAACCTTCCGGTACCATCTATTCGCCGGGCGGCCAGCGCAACAAGTACACGCCGGGAGTCGAGAAGCTGGTGCAGGCCCTCGAAGCGAAGGGCTCCAAGCTGCGCTACAGCGGCGGTTTCGTGCCCGATATCAACCAGATTCTGATCAAGGGGCAGGGGCTGTTCCTCTATCCGCATCTGCAGGACAAGCCGGAAGGCAAGCTGAGGCTGCTCTACGAGCTGAATCCGATGGCGTTTCTCATCGAGCAGGCCGGCGGTGCCGCCTCCAACGGCCGGGAGCGGATTCTCGACATCGATCCGAAGGCGATCGACCACCGCGAGCCGGTCTTCATTGGCAGCAAGGAGGATGTTGCCATGGCGGAGAAGTTCGTGCAGGAGTTCGGCTGA
- a CDS encoding inositol monophosphatase family protein, whose protein sequence is MRNIAQQAAEAGGKVLLEHFGSILRVDYKGEVDLVTEADRRAEETIVGLLRKTFPRHDVLAEEGDYGERDSDYCWIVDPLDGTTNYAHGLPWWAVSIALTCRGETILGVIYVPCMGEMFVAEKGKGCRLNDHPIRVSETDRLDKALLATGFPYDRRTSRANNFDHFVNFQTKARACRRAGSACLDLAYTACGRFDGFWEMKLKPWDVAAGLLMVAEAGGRVSDFAGGRVELQGKEFLASNGRIHQDMIDVLALGQRP, encoded by the coding sequence GTGAGAAATATCGCGCAACAGGCGGCAGAGGCCGGCGGCAAGGTGCTGCTCGAGCATTTCGGTTCCATTCTGCGTGTCGATTACAAGGGGGAGGTCGATCTGGTCACCGAGGCCGACCGGCGGGCCGAGGAGACCATCGTCGGCCTGCTGCGCAAGACCTTTCCCCGGCACGACGTTCTGGCCGAGGAAGGCGATTATGGCGAGCGCGATTCCGATTACTGCTGGATTGTCGACCCCCTGGACGGGACGACCAACTATGCGCACGGTCTTCCCTGGTGGGCGGTTTCCATCGCCCTGACTTGCCGGGGCGAGACCATCCTCGGCGTCATTTACGTACCTTGCATGGGAGAGATGTTCGTTGCCGAAAAGGGGAAGGGCTGCCGGCTCAATGATCACCCGATCAGGGTGTCGGAGACCGACCGGCTCGACAAAGCCCTGCTGGCGACGGGCTTTCCCTATGACCGGCGGACCAGCCGGGCCAACAACTTCGATCACTTCGTCAATTTTCAGACAAAGGCCCGTGCCTGCCGGCGGGCCGGTTCCGCCTGCCTCGACCTGGCCTATACCGCTTGCGGCCGTTTTGACGGCTTCTGGGAGATGAAGCTGAAGCCCTGGGATGTCGCCGCCGGTCTGCTGATGGTGGCCGAGGCCGGCGGCCGGGTCAGCGATTTCGCCGGCGGCCGGGTCGAGCTGCAGGGAAAGGAATTCCTCGCCAGCAACGGACGCATCCACCAGGACATGATCGATGTCCTGGCTCTGGGACAAAGGCCATGA
- a CDS encoding deoxynucleotide monophosphate kinase family protein, whose translation MIIGFAGKAASGKTTAARHLASLARGETRIIPMAQALRDEVESFLRRAGASEHVPLVYGDQDDKVRVFYIDTVRAGAACDRWPHFVQTHGDIQDRTGMTAVTVRRLLQWWGTEYRRAQDPDYWTKAWERQLAGYDLDRVHVLVDDVRFMNEIEVIGRHGGRFVRIIRPGVAAAGNHASEISLDGFADWDEEILNDGTLDDFLVQVARLQQRYRL comes from the coding sequence ATGATCATCGGTTTTGCCGGCAAGGCCGCTTCGGGCAAGACGACCGCCGCCCGCCACCTCGCCTCCCTGGCCAGGGGAGAAACCCGCATCATTCCAATGGCGCAGGCCCTGCGCGACGAGGTCGAGTCCTTTTTACGCCGGGCCGGCGCGAGCGAACATGTTCCTCTCGTTTACGGCGACCAGGACGACAAGGTCCGCGTCTTCTACATTGACACCGTCCGTGCCGGGGCCGCCTGCGACCGATGGCCCCACTTCGTGCAGACCCATGGCGACATCCAGGACCGGACAGGCATGACGGCGGTCACCGTCCGCCGCCTCCTGCAGTGGTGGGGAACCGAATACCGTCGCGCCCAGGATCCGGACTACTGGACCAAGGCCTGGGAGCGGCAGCTTGCCGGTTACGACCTCGACCGGGTCCACGTTCTGGTCGACGACGTGCGTTTCATGAATGAAATCGAGGTCATCGGCCGGCACGGCGGCCGTTTTGTCCGGATCATCCGCCCAGGGGTCGCCGCCGCCGGCAACCATGCCAGTGAAATCTCGCTCGACGGTTTTGCCGACTGGGACGAAGAGATCCTCAACGACGGCACGCTCGACGACTTCCTCGTCCAGGTCGCCCGGCTGCAGCAGCGCTACCGACTCTGA
- a CDS encoding 4Fe-4S binding protein: protein MSKAKGEVEIIEKYCKGCSICVEFCPTKVLEMDLFVVKAAKPEACIACMQCELRCPDFAIKVTKVA from the coding sequence ATGAGCAAGGCCAAAGGAGAAGTCGAGATCATCGAGAAATACTGCAAGGGCTGCAGCATCTGTGTCGAATTCTGCCCGACCAAGGTACTCGAGATGGATCTCTTTGTCGTCAAAGCCGCCAAGCCGGAAGCCTGTATCGCCTGCATGCAGTGCGAACTGCGCTGCCCCGACTTCGCCATCAAAGTCACCAAGGTTGCTTAA
- a CDS encoding 2-oxoacid:ferredoxin oxidoreductase subunit beta: MAYDYEKSIRPGKLPHIWCPGCGHGIVMKGLIRAMDACELDRSKTAIVSGIGCASRMPGYLDACTLHTAHGRAAAFATGVKMARPDMTVIVVGGDGDGTAIGGNHFIHACRRNIDMTYVVMNNYIYGMTGGQFSPTTPTGDMASTTPYGNPDPTFDISKLAIGAGATFVARTTAFHATQIDKLIAEGIRHKGMAVIEIIDDCPTTYGRRNKFRSVVDMMKRLKDMTVPVAAASKMSAEQLEGKILTGVLFKEERPEYTAQYQQVIERAQGA; encoded by the coding sequence ATGGCATACGATTACGAAAAATCGATCCGCCCGGGCAAGCTGCCGCACATCTGGTGCCCCGGCTGCGGTCACGGCATTGTCATGAAGGGCCTGATCCGGGCCATGGACGCCTGCGAGCTCGATCGCAGCAAGACTGCCATCGTTTCCGGCATCGGCTGCGCCAGCCGCATGCCCGGCTACCTGGACGCCTGCACCCTGCACACCGCGCACGGTCGCGCCGCGGCCTTCGCCACCGGCGTCAAGATGGCCCGCCCCGATATGACCGTCATCGTCGTCGGTGGTGACGGCGACGGCACCGCCATCGGAGGCAACCACTTCATCCATGCCTGCCGGCGCAACATCGACATGACCTATGTCGTCATGAACAACTACATCTACGGCATGACCGGCGGCCAGTTCTCGCCGACCACGCCGACCGGGGACATGGCCTCCACCACCCCCTACGGCAACCCTGATCCGACCTTCGACATCAGCAAACTGGCCATCGGCGCCGGCGCCACCTTCGTCGCCCGCACCACCGCCTTCCACGCCACCCAGATCGACAAGCTGATCGCCGAGGGCATCCGGCACAAGGGGATGGCGGTCATCGAGATCATCGACGACTGCCCGACGACCTACGGGCGGCGCAACAAGTTCCGTTCGGTGGTCGACATGATGAAACGTCTGAAGGACATGACGGTGCCGGTCGCGGCCGCCAGCAAGATGAGCGCAGAGCAGCTCGAGGGCAAGATCCTGACCGGCGTGCTGTTCAAGGAAGAGCGCCCCGAGTACACCGCCCAGTATCAGCAGGTCATCGAGCGGGCGCAGGGCGCCTGA
- a CDS encoding tetratricopeptide repeat protein, whose product MIFCRLFILCLLLLFAAPAFADLNPGQLNLLGKKAFDAGRYLEALDYLRRASQGNPYDETIRRNLAEGMLAASRQLAEGGRWDEAVKLLREGEERYGDDIRFPLFLAENLLALDRTAEAEVELGQALGIDPDSAMAKTLLGRVYYRTGRLRDAIDIWRQAAAARPDDANLADMLAKAEREYRVEADMERDYAPGFVLSYDGEIHADIGRQILDVLNDAYIDIGGYFSYFPQKKVEVLLYTSRDFSETTKSPDWAGGLYDGKVRIPLGGVHEISPHLRALLYHEYAHVVVRGLARGRCPTWLNEGIAEVMERSQFDPPLRYLPRAEKLIPFARLAGNWGSLPAQQARLAYEQSYSFVRYLGEYYGWYLVGDLLAGYAQGESTEEVFARVFGSYGLDFAALQNNWRQSLGRF is encoded by the coding sequence ATGATCTTTTGCCGTCTTTTCATCCTCTGCCTGCTTCTTCTATTTGCTGCTCCGGCTTTTGCCGACCTGAACCCCGGTCAGCTCAACCTGCTGGGCAAGAAGGCTTTCGATGCCGGACGCTATCTCGAGGCGCTCGACTACCTGCGCCGGGCCAGTCAGGGCAATCCCTACGACGAGACCATCCGTCGCAATCTGGCCGAGGGGATGCTGGCGGCCAGTCGCCAGCTGGCGGAGGGCGGCCGCTGGGACGAGGCCGTGAAGCTGTTGCGGGAAGGGGAGGAGAGGTACGGGGACGATATCCGCTTTCCGCTCTTTCTGGCCGAAAACCTGCTGGCGCTGGACCGGACCGCCGAAGCCGAGGTCGAACTCGGGCAGGCATTGGGAATCGATCCCGACTCGGCGATGGCGAAGACCCTGCTCGGCCGGGTCTACTACCGGACAGGCAGGTTGCGCGACGCCATCGACATCTGGCGGCAAGCGGCGGCGGCCAGGCCCGACGACGCCAACCTGGCCGACATGCTGGCCAAGGCCGAGCGCGAATACCGGGTCGAGGCCGACATGGAACGGGATTATGCTCCGGGATTCGTGCTCTCCTACGATGGCGAAATCCACGCCGATATCGGCCGGCAGATCCTCGATGTGCTCAACGATGCCTATATCGACATCGGCGGCTATTTTTCCTACTTTCCCCAGAAAAAGGTCGAAGTGCTGCTCTACACCAGCAGGGATTTCTCCGAAACGACCAAGTCTCCCGACTGGGCCGGCGGACTCTACGACGGCAAGGTGCGCATCCCCCTCGGCGGTGTGCACGAGATCAGTCCGCATCTGCGGGCGCTGCTCTATCACGAATACGCTCATGTGGTGGTGCGCGGTCTGGCGCGGGGCCGCTGTCCTACCTGGCTGAACGAGGGGATCGCCGAGGTGATGGAACGCAGCCAATTCGATCCTCCCCTCAGGTACCTGCCCCGCGCCGAAAAGCTGATTCCCTTTGCACGGCTGGCCGGCAACTGGGGGAGCCTGCCGGCGCAGCAGGCAAGACTGGCCTATGAACAGAGCTACTCCTTCGTCCGTTACCTGGGGGAATACTACGGCTGGTACCTGGTGGGCGACCTGCTGGCCGGATACGCGCAGGGAGAAAGCACCGAGGAGGTTTTCGCCAGGGTCTTCGGTTCTTATGGTTTAGATTTCGCGGCGTTGCAGAACAATTGGCGGCAGAGCCTCGGCCGGTTCTGA
- the cysZ gene encoding sulfate transporter CysZ, with amino-acid sequence MAELLRDNPLSRFARGFFYPFRGGRFLLKTPRLWQYVLIPFLINTLVFSLAVWLGLDFFDTRIESMIPSGEGWYWLLLYYLLWVVAVLLTAILVFFSFTVVGNLIASPFNEILSERTEALVTGRAVSVRFSLREAWRVLVDESRKMLLFVIGMGLLLLLNLIPGFGTLVYSILSFFLTVYFLVIEYTGYVFSRKGQGFSEQRRFLRGRRFLALGFGVGVLCLLAIPFLQFFAIPLGVVGATLLWCDCRQEAADREEIS; translated from the coding sequence ATGGCCGAACTTTTGCGTGACAATCCGCTGAGCCGTTTCGCCAGAGGCTTCTTCTACCCGTTCCGTGGCGGGCGTTTTCTGTTGAAAACCCCCCGGCTCTGGCAATATGTGCTGATCCCCTTTCTGATCAACACCCTGGTCTTTTCCCTGGCTGTTTGGCTCGGGCTCGACTTCTTCGATACCCGGATCGAGTCGATGATCCCCAGCGGGGAGGGGTGGTACTGGCTGCTCCTCTACTATCTGCTCTGGGTGGTCGCGGTGCTGCTGACGGCGATACTGGTCTTCTTCTCCTTCACCGTGGTCGGCAATCTCATCGCCTCGCCCTTCAACGAAATCCTTTCCGAGCGGACCGAAGCCCTGGTTACCGGTCGGGCGGTTTCCGTCCGCTTCTCCCTGCGCGAGGCCTGGCGGGTGCTGGTCGACGAAAGCAGGAAAATGCTGCTGTTCGTTATCGGCATGGGCCTGCTGCTGTTGCTGAACCTGATCCCGGGATTCGGAACCCTGGTCTATTCGATTCTTTCCTTTTTTCTGACTGTCTATTTTCTGGTCATCGAGTACACCGGTTACGTCTTCAGCCGCAAGGGGCAGGGATTTTCCGAGCAGCGGCGGTTCCTGCGCGGGCGGCGGTTTCTGGCTCTGGGCTTCGGCGTCGGCGTCCTTTGTCTGCTGGCCATTCCGTTCCTGCAGTTTTTCGCCATTCCGCTGGGAGTGGTCGGGGCGACCCTGCTTTGGTGCGATTGCCGGCAGGAGGCGGCCGACCGGGAGGAAATATCGTGA
- a CDS encoding 2-oxoacid:acceptor oxidoreductase subunit alpha, with protein sequence MAKKVALLQGNDACAHGAIYAGCKFFGGYPITPSTEVAEVLSGELPKVGGKFIQMEDEIGAIASVIGASLAGSKALTATSGPGMSLKQELIGYACIAEVPIVIVNVMRGGPSTGMPTGPGQSDVMQAKWGTHGDHAAIAVAPASCQEIFEETVRAFNLAEKFRMPVQILYDEIVGHMRERVEFPEPGELEVIDRSAPTVAAEDYKPYDPTQGQVPPLAAFGSGYKFHVTGLNKAPDGFPTTKAELVDAEERRQIAKVMDHVDEIEKNEEYQTEDADVIIWAFGSTSRSARYAVNELRKEGIKAGLFRPITLWPFPEKRTAELARQAKAIIVPELNLGQMIYEVERVAKDACTITGINRVDGEPINPGQIMDRVKEVL encoded by the coding sequence GTGGCAAAGAAAGTTGCACTCCTTCAGGGGAACGACGCGTGCGCCCATGGCGCCATTTACGCCGGCTGCAAGTTCTTCGGCGGCTATCCGATCACCCCGTCGACCGAGGTGGCGGAAGTGCTGTCGGGAGAACTGCCGAAAGTCGGTGGCAAGTTCATTCAGATGGAAGACGAAATCGGCGCCATCGCTTCGGTCATCGGCGCTTCCCTGGCCGGGTCCAAGGCCCTGACCGCCACTTCGGGCCCCGGCATGTCCCTCAAGCAGGAACTGATCGGCTATGCCTGCATCGCCGAGGTTCCCATCGTCATCGTCAACGTCATGCGCGGCGGTCCCTCGACCGGCATGCCGACCGGTCCCGGCCAGTCCGACGTCATGCAGGCCAAGTGGGGCACCCATGGCGACCACGCCGCCATCGCCGTCGCCCCGGCCTCCTGCCAGGAGATCTTCGAGGAAACCGTCCGCGCCTTCAACCTGGCCGAAAAGTTCCGCATGCCGGTACAGATTCTCTACGATGAGATCGTCGGCCACATGCGCGAGCGGGTCGAGTTCCCCGAACCGGGCGAACTGGAAGTCATCGACCGCAGCGCTCCGACCGTTGCCGCCGAAGACTACAAGCCCTACGACCCGACCCAGGGTCAGGTTCCGCCCCTGGCCGCCTTCGGCTCCGGCTACAAGTTCCACGTCACCGGCCTGAACAAGGCTCCCGACGGCTTCCCCACCACCAAGGCCGAACTGGTCGACGCCGAGGAGCGCCGGCAGATCGCCAAGGTCATGGACCACGTGGACGAAATCGAGAAGAACGAGGAGTACCAGACCGAGGACGCCGATGTCATCATCTGGGCCTTCGGCTCCACCTCCCGTTCCGCCCGCTACGCGGTCAACGAGCTGCGCAAGGAAGGCATCAAGGCCGGCCTGTTCCGTCCCATCACCCTCTGGCCCTTCCCGGAGAAGCGGACCGCCGAACTGGCCCGGCAGGCCAAGGCGATCATCGTTCCCGAGCTGAACCTGGGACAGATGATCTACGAGGTCGAGCGCGTCGCCAAGGACGCCTGCACCATTACCGGCATCAACCGGGTCGACGGTGAACCGATCAATCCCGGCCAGATCATGGACCGGGTCAAGGAGGTACTCTAA
- a CDS encoding response regulator: protein MNRLIVLVDDSKTFSMYIGLLLKRMGFDVVPAETVEIGLKMVRVLKPDLVLVDRFMPGVDGTELIRLLKGDPALAEIPVVLVSASEERGLEAEARKYRADGYLLKPITPYALHRVLTRIFGRRDGPTRQRLRCSYREKVGLLHAGSGMSLPAVSLSEGGIYLRHPDPLPVGSEVELLLPLPEGELRLSGRVIYQKDVFRDSLRIEPGMAILFENVDDGTRERLRSVISDLLAGDLVEEQQEGILSLD from the coding sequence ATGAACCGACTGATCGTACTCGTCGACGACAGCAAGACCTTCTCCATGTACATTGGCTTGCTGCTCAAGCGCATGGGGTTCGATGTCGTGCCGGCGGAGACCGTCGAAATCGGTCTGAAGATGGTGCGGGTGCTCAAGCCCGACCTCGTCCTGGTCGACCGCTTCATGCCGGGGGTCGACGGCACCGAGCTGATCAGGCTGCTCAAGGGCGATCCGGCGCTGGCGGAGATTCCGGTCGTGCTGGTGTCCGCCTCCGAAGAGCGCGGACTGGAGGCCGAGGCCCGGAAATATCGGGCCGACGGCTACCTGCTCAAGCCGATCACCCCCTATGCGCTGCACCGGGTTCTTACCCGGATTTTCGGCCGGCGGGACGGTCCGACCCGGCAGCGGTTGCGCTGCTCCTACCGGGAGAAGGTCGGGCTGCTGCATGCCGGTTCCGGCATGTCGTTGCCGGCGGTCAGCCTGTCCGAAGGGGGGATCTACCTGCGCCATCCCGATCCCTTGCCGGTCGGCAGCGAGGTGGAGCTTCTGCTGCCGCTTCCCGAAGGAGAGCTGCGGCTTTCCGGGCGGGTGATCTACCAGAAGGACGTTTTTCGCGACAGTCTGCGTATCGAGCCGGGGATGGCGATTCTTTTCGAGAATGTCGATGACGGAACGCGCGAGCGGCTGCGCAGCGTGATTTCCGATCTGCTCGCCGGCGACCTGGTCGAGGAGCAGCAGGAGGGTATTCTTTCCCTCGATTGA
- a CDS encoding 2-oxoacid:acceptor oxidoreductase family protein, with protein MSERYEIRFSGAGGQGLITAGIILAEAATIVEGKSAVQSQSYGPEARGGASKSEVIISDGPIDYPKATIVDACLAMTQEACDKYANGIKPGGLLLLDEDFVPNVPEGDFRVVRIPIMRIAQEEIGRAIVANVVALGAMIALTDVVKRESGLKAVLSRVPAAFKELNEKAYNLGFETVKAAMAS; from the coding sequence ATGTCTGAACGTTATGAAATTCGGTTTTCCGGTGCGGGTGGTCAGGGTCTGATCACCGCCGGCATCATTCTCGCCGAGGCGGCGACCATCGTCGAAGGCAAGAGCGCCGTTCAGTCCCAGAGCTACGGCCCTGAGGCCCGCGGCGGCGCCTCCAAGTCAGAGGTCATCATCTCCGACGGCCCCATCGACTATCCGAAGGCGACCATCGTCGACGCCTGCCTGGCCATGACCCAGGAAGCCTGCGACAAATACGCCAACGGCATCAAGCCTGGTGGCCTGCTGCTGCTCGATGAGGATTTCGTGCCCAACGTGCCGGAAGGTGACTTCCGGGTGGTCCGAATTCCCATCATGCGCATCGCCCAGGAGGAGATCGGCCGGGCCATCGTCGCCAACGTCGTCGCCCTGGGCGCCATGATCGCCCTGACCGATGTCGTCAAGCGCGAATCGGGCCTGAAGGCGGTTCTGTCCCGCGTGCCGGCCGCCTTCAAGGAGCTGAACGAAAAGGCCTACAACCTCGGCTTCGAAACCGTCAAGGCGGCCATGGCCTCCTGA
- the mdh gene encoding malate dehydrogenase: MARPKIALIGGGQIGGVLAQLTALRELGDVVMFDIVEGLPQGKCLDIAEASPVDGFDVELKGTNDYKDIAGANVVIVTAGLPRKPGMSRDDLIEVNSKIMTSVAEGIRDNAPDAFVIVISNPLDAMVTLCQKITGFPPNRVMGQAGVLDSARFAAFIAWELGVSIKDVNAMTLGGHGDTMVPLVRYASVNGIPVMELLERKYGSKEKAKEVMDAMVKRTKGAGGEVVALLKTGSAFYSPASSAIAMAESILKDQKRVLPTCAYLQGEFGVDGYYVGVPCVLGANGVEKIIEFTLDEEEQAMFDNSVNAVKNLVDSLNL, from the coding sequence ATGGCTAGACCCAAGATTGCTCTGATCGGTGGTGGACAGATTGGTGGTGTTCTGGCACAGCTCACGGCCCTGCGCGAACTCGGCGACGTGGTGATGTTCGACATCGTCGAGGGCCTGCCCCAGGGCAAATGTCTCGACATCGCCGAAGCCTCCCCCGTCGACGGCTTCGACGTTGAGCTGAAGGGCACCAACGACTACAAGGACATCGCCGGCGCCAACGTCGTCATCGTCACCGCCGGTCTGCCCCGCAAGCCGGGCATGAGCCGCGACGACCTGATCGAGGTCAACTCCAAGATCATGACCTCGGTCGCCGAGGGTATCCGCGACAACGCCCCCGACGCCTTCGTCATCGTCATCTCCAACCCCCTCGACGCCATGGTCACCCTCTGCCAGAAGATCACCGGCTTCCCGCCCAACCGGGTCATGGGCCAGGCCGGCGTGCTCGACTCGGCCCGTTTTGCCGCCTTCATCGCCTGGGAACTGGGCGTCTCCATCAAGGACGTCAACGCCATGACCCTGGGCGGTCACGGCGACACCATGGTGCCGCTGGTTCGCTACGCTTCGGTCAACGGCATTCCGGTCATGGAGCTGCTCGAGCGCAAGTACGGCAGCAAGGAAAAGGCCAAGGAAGTGATGGACGCCATGGTCAAGCGCACCAAGGGTGCCGGCGGCGAGGTTGTCGCCCTGCTCAAGACCGGCAGCGCCTTCTACTCCCCGGCCTCTTCCGCCATCGCCATGGCCGAGTCGATCCTCAAGGACCAGAAGCGGGTTCTGCCGACCTGCGCCTACCTGCAGGGCGAGTTCGGGGTCGACGGCTACTATGTCGGCGTCCCCTGCGTGCTGGGTGCCAACGGCGTCGAGAAGATCATCGAGTTCACGCTCGACGAGGAAGAGCAGGCCATGTTCGACAACTCGGTCAACGCCGTCAAGAACCTGGTCGACAGCCTCAACCTCTAA